The following proteins are co-located in the Micromonospora coriariae genome:
- a CDS encoding DUF2690 domain-containing protein has product MRLRLHAVFAALVLMASAGTVVQATPAQAAVNCNGWKCDGRWPGEEGCRADQVAVKQVAMDHLGGGQATIYRSRACGAAWADFDFTTAPDYSWLFLHLWAQPAYGGKGRIIRNGSGQHNTLVAGTTKTYRTVLVSWDNSVKLCFGDGYQIPGNEYDPDPDTTGDGPSGACSTWQ; this is encoded by the coding sequence GTGCGACTACGTCTGCATGCGGTTTTTGCCGCGCTCGTCCTGATGGCGAGCGCGGGCACGGTGGTCCAGGCCACCCCGGCCCAAGCGGCCGTCAACTGCAACGGTTGGAAGTGCGACGGCCGATGGCCCGGCGAGGAGGGTTGTCGAGCCGATCAGGTCGCGGTCAAACAGGTCGCGATGGACCACCTCGGCGGAGGGCAGGCGACCATCTACCGGTCACGGGCCTGCGGGGCCGCCTGGGCCGACTTCGACTTCACCACGGCGCCGGACTACTCGTGGCTCTTCCTGCACCTCTGGGCGCAGCCCGCCTATGGCGGGAAGGGCAGGATCATCCGTAACGGGTCCGGCCAGCACAACACCCTCGTCGCCGGCACCACCAAGACGTACCGGACGGTCCTGGTCAGCTGGGACAACTCGGTGAAGCTGTGCTTCGGTGACGGCTACCAGATTCCCGGCAACGAGTACGACCCGGACCCGGACACGACAGGCGACGGTCCGTCGGGAGCGTGTTCCACATGGCAGTGA